A single region of the Arthrobacter sp. PAMC25564 genome encodes:
- a CDS encoding helix-turn-helix domain-containing protein, translating to MANSGSGDSVVDRVVRVIEAFPAGVTELQLSELAARAALPLATAHRLVRQLAGHGLLELGSGGSVRLGLRLWELVNRNSPTLALRQAAMPFMEDIQQVLNQNVNLAVLDGWEALFVERLSRRGSVANRAQIAGRMPVHVSSAGLALMANQPPAVQAEYLRRFKDPAGKLRAQDVRTLLHETAAHGYAQLAGVVDPDTWGIAVPVRDARNRTVAALGVVVPLHEMRLQALVPALQTAARGIGRQLHDSPGAVSPRSV from the coding sequence ATGGCGAACTCCGGGTCCGGGGATTCCGTGGTGGACCGCGTCGTGCGGGTGATCGAAGCCTTTCCCGCGGGCGTCACGGAACTGCAGCTCTCCGAGCTGGCCGCACGGGCCGCCCTGCCCCTGGCCACGGCCCACCGGCTGGTCCGGCAGCTCGCCGGGCACGGGCTGCTGGAGCTCGGAAGCGGCGGCTCGGTGAGGCTGGGGCTGCGGCTCTGGGAACTGGTCAACCGCAACTCGCCCACGCTGGCGCTGCGTCAGGCGGCCATGCCCTTCATGGAGGACATCCAGCAGGTGCTGAACCAGAATGTGAACCTGGCCGTGCTGGACGGCTGGGAGGCGCTCTTCGTGGAACGCCTCTCACGCCGCGGATCCGTCGCGAACCGCGCACAGATCGCGGGCCGGATGCCGGTCCACGTTTCCTCGGCCGGCCTTGCCCTGATGGCCAACCAGCCACCGGCCGTGCAGGCCGAATACCTGCGGCGGTTCAAGGATCCCGCCGGCAAGCTGCGGGCGCAGGATGTCCGCACCCTCCTGCACGAGACCGCGGCCCACGGCTACGCCCAGCTGGCCGGGGTGGTGGACCCGGACACCTGGGGCATCGCCGTGCCCGTGCGGGACGCGAGGAACCGCACGGTGGCCGCGCTCGGCGTCGTGGTTCCGCTGCATGAAATGCGGCTGCAGGCCCTGGTTCCGGCGCTGCAGACGGCGGCACGCGGCATCGGGCGGCAGTTGCATGACTCCCCGGGGGCCGTGTCCCCCCGGTCCGTCTAA
- a CDS encoding 4-hydroxybenzoate 3-monooxygenase codes for MANRKVITTQVAIMGAGPAGLMLSHLLAKAGIESTVIEIRSHQEISETVRAGILEHGSVNLLVDSGASDRVLRDGDRHDGIELRFNGESHRIDFQDLVGESVWLYPQTDVFLDLAARRQADGGDVRYSVTDTTIHDLEGKPKVWFTDADGVEYELQADFIAGADGSRSHSRFQIPEAQRKWYFHEYPFAWFGILAETPRSSDELIYANSENGFALISQRTETVQRLYFQCDPNEDVNDWSDDRIWDAFRSRVNGNGFELKEGPVIDKTVLKFRSFVHAPMRHGNLFLAGDAAHTVPPTGAKGLNLALHDVKVLFEGFDSFYKSGSTALLDGYSGRALDRVWKAQQFSYWMTSMLHTPVGGDDFARARQLGELNSVVSSRHGRAYLAEAYTGWPASS; via the coding sequence ATGGCAAACCGTAAAGTCATCACCACCCAAGTCGCCATCATGGGTGCCGGCCCGGCGGGGCTTATGCTTTCGCACCTGCTGGCCAAGGCAGGGATCGAATCCACCGTCATCGAGATCCGCAGCCACCAGGAAATTTCGGAGACCGTCCGCGCCGGCATCCTGGAACACGGTTCGGTGAACCTCCTCGTGGACAGCGGCGCTTCCGACCGGGTGCTCCGGGACGGCGACCGGCACGACGGCATCGAACTGCGCTTCAACGGCGAAAGCCACCGCATCGATTTCCAGGACCTGGTCGGGGAATCCGTCTGGCTCTACCCCCAGACCGACGTGTTCCTCGACCTTGCTGCCCGGCGCCAGGCCGACGGCGGGGACGTGCGCTACAGCGTCACGGATACCACCATCCACGACCTCGAAGGCAAGCCGAAGGTCTGGTTCACGGACGCAGACGGCGTGGAATACGAACTCCAGGCCGACTTCATCGCCGGCGCCGACGGCTCCCGCAGCCACAGCCGGTTCCAGATTCCGGAGGCGCAGCGCAAGTGGTACTTCCACGAATACCCCTTCGCCTGGTTCGGTATCCTCGCCGAGACGCCGCGCAGCTCCGACGAACTGATCTATGCCAACTCCGAAAACGGCTTCGCCCTCATCAGCCAGCGGACCGAAACGGTCCAGCGCCTCTACTTCCAGTGTGACCCGAACGAGGACGTCAACGACTGGAGCGATGACCGGATCTGGGACGCCTTCCGCAGCCGAGTCAACGGCAACGGCTTCGAGCTGAAGGAGGGGCCGGTCATCGACAAGACGGTCCTGAAGTTCCGCAGCTTCGTGCACGCCCCGATGCGGCACGGGAACCTGTTCCTTGCCGGGGATGCCGCGCACACCGTTCCACCGACCGGCGCCAAGGGGCTGAACCTGGCGCTCCACGACGTCAAGGTGCTCTTCGAGGGCTTCGACAGCTTCTACAAGTCCGGTTCCACCGCGCTGCTCGATGGCTACAGCGGCCGCGCCCTGGACCGCGTCTGGAAAGCCCAGCAGTTCTCCTACTGGATGACTTCCATGCTGCACACCCCGGTCGGCGGCGACGACTTCGCCCGTGCCCGCCAGCTCGGGGAGCTCAACTCCGTGGTGTCCTCCCGTCACGGCCGCGCCTACCTGGCCGAGGCGTACACCGGCTGGCCGGCCTCCAGCTAG
- a CDS encoding nuclear transport factor 2 family protein: MGAAENAELVRRGYEAFNAGDIPTLSEIFAEDAVWHVAGSGVLSGKKQGRDAVLAYFGELGARTQGHFQADVQDIIGGENHTVGIQQTRGESNGKTLDLATVITFVIRDGKVAEGREFFEDTAKADEFWT, encoded by the coding sequence ATGGGAGCCGCAGAAAATGCTGAACTGGTCCGGCGGGGGTACGAGGCCTTCAACGCAGGGGACATACCGACCCTCAGCGAGATATTCGCCGAGGACGCTGTTTGGCACGTTGCCGGAAGCGGCGTGCTGTCGGGGAAGAAACAGGGTCGCGACGCCGTCCTGGCGTATTTCGGTGAACTGGGAGCGCGCACCCAGGGTCACTTCCAAGCCGACGTCCAGGACATCATCGGCGGGGAAAACCACACGGTGGGGATCCAGCAGACCCGGGGCGAAAGCAATGGCAAAACCCTTGACCTGGCCACCGTCATCACGTTCGTGATCCGCGACGGAAAGGTCGCCGAGGGCCGGGAGTTCTTCGAGGACACGGCCAAGGCAGACGAGTTCTGGACCTGA
- a CDS encoding hotdog domain-containing protein — protein METADITFRTRKWVRPEDLNANGTLFGGSLLKWIDEEAAIYAILQLGNGRAVTKYISEINFVSSAVQGDLIEMGLTATRFGRTSLTMRAEVRNMITRQSILTIEEIVFVNLDPAGKPEPHGYTEITYDRDRVPTHHLTETLNQD, from the coding sequence ATGGAAACGGCCGATATTACCTTCCGCACCCGCAAATGGGTGCGGCCCGAAGACCTTAATGCCAACGGCACGCTGTTCGGCGGAAGCCTGCTCAAATGGATCGACGAGGAAGCTGCGATCTACGCCATCCTGCAGCTGGGCAACGGCCGGGCCGTCACCAAGTACATTTCGGAAATCAACTTCGTCAGTTCCGCCGTCCAGGGCGACCTGATCGAGATGGGCCTGACCGCCACCCGATTCGGCCGGACCTCCCTGACCATGCGCGCCGAGGTCCGGAACATGATCACCCGCCAGAGCATCCTCACGATCGAGGAAATCGTCTTCGTGAACCTGGATCCGGCCGGCAAGCCCGAGCCGCACGGCTACACCGAGATCACCTATGACCGGGACAGGGTTCCAACCCACCATCTGACGGAGACGCTTAACCAGGACTAG
- a CDS encoding GNAT family N-acetyltransferase, translating to MQTNPRLNIRQVTWTNPVGAALRAAQQAELDARFGSSDHEPGPPPSEADTAIFLVAHDKASGQPVGCGGLRILDGHTAEIKRLYVLPYTRGSGVATSILAALEAHAHAIGITSITAEAGSAQPDGRHFYESSGFGAVPNFGPYVGVEHSYCYAKAIDSHSAAHTAMA from the coding sequence ATGCAGACCAACCCCCGGCTCAACATCAGGCAGGTCACGTGGACCAACCCGGTGGGGGCGGCCCTGCGCGCAGCCCAGCAGGCGGAACTGGACGCCCGCTTCGGCAGCAGCGACCACGAACCCGGGCCGCCGCCGTCGGAAGCCGACACGGCCATCTTCCTTGTCGCGCACGACAAGGCCTCCGGACAGCCCGTCGGCTGCGGCGGACTGCGGATCCTGGACGGGCACACCGCCGAGATCAAGCGGCTCTACGTCCTGCCGTACACCCGCGGATCCGGCGTGGCGACCTCGATCCTGGCCGCGCTGGAAGCCCACGCCCACGCCATCGGCATCACCTCCATCACCGCAGAGGCGGGCTCCGCCCAGCCCGATGGCCGGCATTTCTACGAGAGTTCAGGCTTCGGAGCCGTGCCGAATTTCGGGCCCTATGTGGGGGTGGAGCACTCGTACTGCTATGCCAAGGCCATCGATTCGCACAGCGCCGCCCACACCGCCATGGCGTGA
- a CDS encoding NAD-glutamate dehydrogenase has product MSRKSVPPEHARTAGSFEPSGPFLADYYAQVPAEDLRSYNPGTLQARAAHHVLLASSLAPGQAAVGILNEPDASIVAVVAEDIPYLVHSITAELTRDDAPIRLLVHPSFQVVRDPVSHELLDVRRAPSTQGAVGGPGRDAGRTETWIAAEIGRLADDTAARELTENLHRVLDDVRVAAEDAAAIHGKLSEAVASVDGFPDAVVPPREQLRELLLWLEDGNFLFLGYAEFTLTTAGGQELLTERPGAALGLLRRRPGGTDEGPGHGQPSIRGLKALTLATSGLRSTVLRRSYLDEVRLQLFNETGRATGERRFVGLFTPGAAHQSVRRIPVIREKAQAVTEHLGFTPRSHHGKDLLAVLETFPRDELFHIEVDDLTRLAGEILRAEQLRQTRVFLRPDSFGLFMSALVFFPRRRYSTAVRLRMEQELRLAFKAKSIEFEARLTESPMARVFFRILMAGAASDVPASGTAGVDPSQLERRLISATRSWSDGLDEVIRERFPAAEAARLSGLWSDAFPPSYRADYEAETAIGDIVNFETFDLDGTGGRPFGDPLLTVYIRRGASPTLAEDARIRLYLTTPRSLTQILPFLHNLGLEVLDQRPFELRRGTGQDVFLYDLGVKYPAGVDPEETSGLLADAFGAAMRGDVESDRIDALVIREGVGWRQAAILRSYAKYLQQLGTTNSYGFIADTLLANVRATHALLALFQAKFDPGLDVPRRFRATAAARKELLAAIDEIPVLDADRLLRTFMNLVEATLRTNYFQGKGHLSFKLNPAAIANAPFPRPKYEIWVYSPRVEGVHLRFGALARGGLRWSDRSEDFRTEVLGLVKAQNVKNSVIVPTGAKGGFYPKQLPDPAADREAWLAEGLACYRIFVSGLLDLTDNLVPSVHGESVVPPEHVVRHDGDDSYLVVAADKGTASFSDAANAVAREYGFWLGDAFASGGSVGYDHKQMGITARGAWESVRRHFSELGMDSQSEDFTVAGIGDMSGDVFGNGMLLSPHIRLVAAFDHRHIFLDPAPDAAASFEERKRLFGLPRSSWADYDPSLISEGGGVHSRRAKTIAITEQVRSSLGLTPGTVSLPPHRLLQAILRAPVDLLYNGGIGTYIKASTESHTEVGDKANDAIRVNGAELRTRVVAEGGNLGVTQRGRIEAALSGVLLNTDAIDNSAGVDCSDHEVNIKIFVDRMIAAGKMPAAERTGFLHSLTDEVARLVLENNVDQNVLLFNDRHLVLEWSPGFERIMDWLENATDLDRRLEALPSTEQLQDRLRSGKGLTAPELSVLAAYAKIELARELNASDLADDPWFKRALRGYFPRRLSERFDADLDAHPLRREIVCTVVANDMINLGGITFAFRAIEETTATAAAVARAFVVAREAFDLPWIVARLAALPPGSPNEEAAEVALHMRRVLDRATRWYVSRDHRDQPVVEALGRIAPTFELLRTRTLDFLRGSDLDRAQDRLSHWDKAGMPRELGRRACDLLESFGLLDISVVSEQVDESLTTIADLYFAVFQRIGAASLLLRITDLPRQSRWEALARAALRDDVYSAVADMTISVMQSTHGRDASGADTVERIVAWERGHQEQLGRIKDTFAEVTKPGQVDIASISVALKLLRTLVRR; this is encoded by the coding sequence ATGTCACGCAAATCGGTACCCCCGGAGCACGCCAGGACCGCCGGTTCCTTTGAACCCAGCGGACCTTTTCTGGCCGACTACTACGCGCAGGTGCCCGCGGAGGACCTGCGAAGCTACAACCCCGGGACGCTTCAGGCACGGGCGGCGCATCACGTGTTGCTGGCGTCGTCGCTGGCGCCCGGCCAGGCAGCCGTCGGGATCCTGAACGAACCGGACGCCAGCATCGTTGCAGTGGTCGCCGAGGACATCCCGTACCTGGTCCACTCGATCACGGCGGAGCTCACACGGGACGACGCCCCGATCCGGCTTCTTGTTCATCCGAGCTTCCAGGTGGTGCGTGATCCGGTGTCCCACGAGTTGTTGGACGTCCGGCGTGCCCCTTCTACGCAAGGCGCTGTGGGAGGACCGGGGCGGGACGCCGGCAGAACGGAGACCTGGATTGCCGCGGAGATCGGCAGGCTGGCAGACGACACTGCGGCAAGGGAACTCACGGAGAACCTGCACAGGGTGCTGGATGATGTCCGGGTGGCCGCCGAGGACGCCGCCGCCATCCATGGCAAGCTGTCCGAGGCCGTTGCCTCGGTGGACGGATTCCCCGACGCCGTTGTTCCGCCGCGGGAACAGCTTCGTGAGCTGCTCCTCTGGCTGGAGGATGGCAACTTCCTGTTCCTCGGCTATGCCGAATTTACGCTCACGACGGCGGGTGGCCAGGAGCTGCTCACTGAGCGGCCGGGTGCCGCGCTGGGCCTGCTGAGGCGCCGCCCGGGCGGCACCGATGAAGGACCGGGGCACGGGCAGCCGAGCATCCGCGGGCTCAAGGCACTCACGCTTGCCACCTCGGGGCTGCGGTCTACCGTCCTGAGGCGGTCCTACCTGGACGAAGTGCGCCTGCAGCTGTTCAACGAGACCGGCCGGGCCACCGGGGAACGACGGTTCGTGGGGCTGTTCACCCCCGGCGCCGCGCATCAGTCCGTCCGGCGGATTCCGGTGATCCGCGAAAAAGCCCAGGCCGTCACCGAACACCTGGGATTTACGCCCCGGTCCCACCATGGCAAGGACCTGCTGGCGGTTCTGGAGACCTTCCCGCGCGATGAACTGTTCCACATCGAGGTGGATGACCTCACCCGGCTGGCGGGCGAAATCCTCCGCGCCGAGCAACTCCGGCAGACACGCGTGTTCCTTCGGCCTGACAGCTTTGGCTTGTTCATGTCCGCGCTGGTCTTCTTTCCGCGCCGCCGCTACAGCACGGCCGTCCGGCTGCGGATGGAACAGGAGCTCAGACTGGCCTTCAAGGCGAAATCCATCGAATTCGAGGCCCGGCTGACCGAATCCCCCATGGCCCGGGTGTTCTTCCGGATCCTCATGGCTGGTGCAGCGTCCGATGTCCCGGCATCCGGCACGGCCGGCGTCGATCCCTCCCAGCTGGAGCGGCGCCTGATCTCGGCCACCCGTTCGTGGTCGGACGGACTCGACGAGGTTATCCGTGAGCGCTTCCCCGCGGCAGAGGCCGCACGGCTCTCCGGGCTGTGGTCGGACGCGTTTCCCCCGAGCTATCGAGCGGACTACGAAGCGGAAACCGCCATCGGGGACATCGTCAATTTCGAAACGTTCGATCTGGACGGCACGGGCGGTCGTCCCTTCGGGGATCCGCTGCTTACGGTGTACATCCGGCGGGGCGCGTCGCCCACCCTGGCCGAGGATGCCCGGATCCGCCTCTACCTGACTACGCCCAGGAGCCTCACGCAGATCCTGCCTTTCCTGCACAACCTCGGGCTCGAGGTGCTGGACCAGCGGCCGTTCGAGCTCCGGCGGGGGACCGGCCAGGACGTGTTTCTTTACGACCTCGGTGTGAAGTACCCCGCCGGCGTTGACCCCGAGGAAACCAGCGGACTGCTCGCCGATGCGTTCGGCGCTGCCATGCGGGGCGACGTCGAATCCGACCGGATCGACGCACTCGTCATCCGGGAGGGCGTGGGCTGGCGGCAGGCGGCAATCCTGCGCAGCTATGCGAAGTACCTCCAGCAGTTGGGGACAACCAACTCGTACGGGTTCATCGCGGATACGCTGCTGGCCAACGTCCGAGCAACGCACGCGCTCCTGGCCCTGTTCCAGGCGAAGTTCGATCCCGGGCTCGACGTCCCCCGCCGGTTCCGGGCCACCGCGGCCGCCCGGAAAGAGCTGCTGGCCGCGATCGACGAAATCCCCGTCCTCGACGCCGACCGGCTGCTGCGCACGTTCATGAACCTCGTGGAAGCCACGCTGCGGACCAACTACTTCCAGGGCAAGGGCCACCTGAGTTTCAAATTGAATCCGGCCGCGATCGCCAACGCACCGTTTCCACGGCCGAAGTATGAGATCTGGGTCTACTCCCCACGCGTTGAAGGCGTCCATCTCCGGTTCGGAGCATTGGCCCGCGGCGGGCTGCGCTGGTCTGACCGAAGCGAGGATTTCCGGACCGAGGTCCTGGGCCTGGTCAAGGCGCAGAACGTGAAGAACTCCGTCATTGTGCCGACGGGGGCCAAAGGCGGGTTCTATCCCAAGCAATTGCCGGACCCGGCCGCAGACCGGGAGGCTTGGCTGGCCGAAGGCCTGGCATGCTACCGGATATTCGTCAGCGGGCTGCTGGACCTCACGGACAACCTGGTCCCGTCCGTGCACGGCGAGTCGGTCGTGCCGCCGGAGCACGTGGTGCGGCACGACGGCGACGACTCCTACCTGGTGGTGGCTGCAGACAAGGGAACAGCATCTTTTTCCGACGCCGCCAACGCCGTTGCCAGGGAGTACGGCTTCTGGCTCGGGGACGCCTTCGCATCCGGCGGGTCAGTGGGCTACGACCACAAGCAGATGGGAATAACGGCCCGCGGGGCGTGGGAATCCGTGCGGCGCCATTTCAGCGAACTGGGCATGGATTCGCAGAGTGAAGACTTCACTGTCGCGGGCATCGGCGACATGAGCGGCGATGTTTTCGGGAACGGGATGCTGCTCTCGCCACACATCCGGTTGGTGGCGGCATTCGACCATCGGCACATCTTCCTTGATCCGGCCCCCGATGCCGCGGCATCCTTTGAAGAACGCAAGCGTCTCTTCGGGCTCCCCCGTTCGTCCTGGGCCGACTACGACCCCTCGCTGATCAGCGAGGGCGGCGGCGTCCACTCCCGCCGGGCCAAGACCATCGCAATCACGGAACAGGTCCGGAGCTCCCTCGGCCTGACGCCGGGGACGGTGTCGCTGCCGCCTCACCGGCTTTTGCAGGCCATCCTCCGGGCCCCCGTGGATCTGCTCTACAACGGTGGCATCGGAACGTATATCAAGGCGTCCACGGAAAGCCACACCGAGGTGGGCGACAAGGCCAACGATGCCATCAGGGTCAACGGCGCCGAGCTGAGGACCCGGGTCGTCGCCGAGGGCGGGAACCTGGGCGTCACCCAGCGCGGACGGATCGAGGCGGCCCTCTCCGGCGTCCTGCTTAACACCGATGCGATCGACAATTCGGCGGGCGTGGACTGTTCGGACCATGAGGTCAACATCAAGATCTTCGTTGACCGGATGATCGCGGCCGGCAAGATGCCGGCCGCGGAACGCACCGGCTTCCTGCATTCCCTCACCGATGAGGTTGCCCGCCTTGTCCTGGAAAACAACGTGGACCAAAACGTCCTCCTGTTCAACGACCGGCACTTGGTGCTCGAGTGGAGTCCCGGGTTTGAGCGGATCATGGATTGGCTGGAGAACGCCACGGACCTGGACCGCCGGCTGGAGGCGCTGCCAAGCACGGAGCAACTCCAGGACAGGCTGCGGTCAGGCAAGGGACTGACCGCACCGGAACTGTCAGTGCTGGCCGCCTATGCAAAGATCGAGCTGGCCAGGGAGCTCAACGCCAGCGATCTCGCCGATGACCCATGGTTCAAGCGGGCGCTCCGCGGCTACTTTCCCCGCCGGTTGTCCGAGCGCTTTGACGCCGATCTCGACGCCCATCCCCTGCGCCGCGAGATCGTGTGCACCGTTGTGGCCAATGACATGATCAACCTGGGAGGCATCACCTTCGCCTTCCGCGCCATCGAGGAAACCACGGCCACCGCGGCGGCCGTGGCCAGGGCCTTCGTGGTCGCCCGGGAGGCTTTCGACCTGCCGTGGATAGTGGCACGGCTTGCCGCCCTTCCCCCCGGGTCTCCGAACGAAGAAGCCGCTGAAGTGGCCCTGCATATGCGCCGGGTCCTCGACCGCGCAACCCGGTGGTATGTATCGCGTGATCATCGGGACCAGCCGGTCGTCGAGGCCTTGGGGCGGATCGCGCCGACTTTTGAGCTGCTGAGGACCAGGACCCTGGACTTTCTGCGCGGTTCCGATCTTGACCGCGCCCAGGACCGGCTGTCACATTGGGACAAGGCGGGGATGCCGCGGGAGTTGGGAAGGCGCGCCTGCGATCTACTGGAGAGTTTTGGGCTCCTGGACATCTCCGTGGTGTCGGAACAGGTGGACGAATCCCTCACCACGATCGCCGATCTGTACTTCGCGGTCTTCCAGCGGATCGGTGCGGCGAGCCTGTTGCTGCGCATCACCGACCTGCCCCGGCAGAGCCGGTGGGAAGCCCTGGCCCGTGCAGCCCTGCGTGACGACGTCTACTCCGCCGTGGCGGACATGACGATTTCCGTCATGCAGTCCACCCATGGCCGCGACGCCTCCGGCGCCGATACCGTGGAACGCATTGTGGCGTGGGAACGCGGTCACCAGGAGCAGCTGGGACGCATCAAGGACACCTTCGCGGAGGTGACCAAACCGGGACAGGTGGATATCGCCTCCATCTCGGTGGCACTCAAGCTGCTCCGGACACTCGTGCGAAGGTGA
- a CDS encoding histidine phosphatase family protein has protein sequence MRLLLIRHGQTPGNVLGQLDTAHPGPGLTELGKRQAAVLARALANEQIDQLYASTLIRTQLTARPLATVRGLGIEVLEGLREIEAGSLEKLTDHESHLRYLGTVFAWTAGELDRRMPAGPNGHDFFERYDASIARIAAAAADSATGTVAVVSHGAAIRVWAGRRAGNVEPGFAAKHVLANTGIVALDGDPDAGWRLIHWDGSPVGGLVLADPTAEDPTGRPL, from the coding sequence ATGAGGCTCCTCCTCATCCGCCACGGCCAGACTCCCGGAAACGTGCTGGGGCAGCTGGACACCGCCCACCCCGGCCCCGGGCTGACCGAGCTCGGCAAGCGGCAGGCTGCCGTCCTGGCCCGGGCACTGGCGAATGAGCAGATCGACCAGCTGTACGCCTCCACCCTGATCCGCACCCAGCTCACGGCCCGGCCGCTCGCCACGGTGCGCGGGCTCGGCATCGAGGTACTGGAAGGTCTGCGGGAGATCGAAGCCGGATCGCTGGAGAAGCTGACCGATCACGAATCGCACCTGCGCTATCTGGGTACGGTGTTTGCCTGGACGGCCGGGGAGCTGGACCGCCGGATGCCCGCCGGGCCCAACGGCCACGACTTCTTCGAGCGCTACGATGCCTCGATCGCCCGGATTGCCGCGGCCGCGGCGGACTCCGCCACGGGGACGGTGGCCGTGGTCAGCCACGGCGCCGCCATCCGGGTCTGGGCCGGGCGGAGGGCCGGCAACGTCGAACCCGGTTTCGCCGCCAAGCACGTGCTCGCCAACACCGGCATCGTTGCGCTGGACGGCGATCCCGACGCCGGCTGGCGGCTGATCCACTGGGACGGCAGCCCGGTGGGAGGCCTGGTCCTCGCGGACCCGACGGCGGAGGACCCCACCGGCCGCCCGCTGTAG
- the purB gene encoding adenylosuccinate lyase, whose amino-acid sequence MPETAATAATRTPSGRLALAASSHQIALGPLDGRYQSAVAPLVDYLSEAALNRDRVAVEVEWLIHLAGNNVLPGAGPLTPEQQEKLRAIVTEFDADAVSELADIEAVTVHDVKAVEYYIGRRLPGIGIERLTAMVHFGCTSEDINNLSYALGIKGAVEDVWLPAARGLVAQISTMAEDNRAVPMLSRTHGQPATPTTLGKELAVYAHRLTRQLERIAGTEYLGKINGATGTYAAHVASVPGADWQQVSKTFIEALGLSWNPLTTQIESHDWQAELYSDVARFNRILHNICTDIWSYISIGYFVQVPVAGATGSSTMPHKVNPIRFENAEANLEISSGLFDVLGSTLVTSRWQRDLTDSSSQRNIGVAFGHSLLAISNVAKGLERLNVAEDVLAADLDTNWEVLGEAIQMVMRAEAIAGVEGMENPYERLKDLTRGQRVDAARMQEFVQGLGLPAEAEARLLALTPGKYTGLAEKLVDHLK is encoded by the coding sequence ATGCCTGAAACTGCCGCCACCGCCGCCACCCGTACGCCTTCCGGACGCCTGGCCCTCGCCGCGTCTTCACACCAGATCGCGCTCGGCCCGCTGGATGGCCGCTACCAGTCCGCCGTCGCGCCCCTGGTTGATTATCTTTCCGAAGCCGCCCTGAACCGCGACCGCGTTGCCGTGGAAGTCGAATGGCTCATCCACCTTGCCGGCAACAACGTCCTGCCGGGCGCCGGGCCGCTGACCCCGGAGCAGCAGGAAAAGCTGCGCGCCATCGTGACCGAATTCGACGCCGACGCCGTCAGTGAACTGGCCGACATCGAGGCCGTCACGGTGCACGATGTCAAGGCAGTGGAGTACTACATCGGCCGCCGGCTGCCCGGCATCGGCATCGAACGGCTCACGGCCATGGTGCACTTCGGCTGCACTTCGGAGGACATCAACAACCTTTCCTACGCCCTGGGCATCAAAGGCGCCGTGGAGGACGTGTGGCTGCCGGCCGCCCGCGGCCTGGTGGCCCAGATCAGCACGATGGCGGAGGACAACCGCGCCGTGCCGATGCTCTCCCGGACGCACGGCCAGCCGGCCACCCCCACCACGCTTGGCAAGGAACTGGCCGTCTATGCCCACCGGCTCACCCGCCAGCTGGAGCGCATCGCCGGGACCGAATACCTCGGCAAGATCAACGGCGCCACCGGCACCTACGCCGCCCACGTGGCCTCCGTCCCGGGAGCAGACTGGCAGCAGGTGTCGAAGACCTTCATCGAAGCCCTTGGCCTGAGCTGGAACCCGCTGACCACCCAGATTGAAAGCCACGACTGGCAGGCAGAGCTGTACTCCGACGTCGCACGCTTCAACCGGATCCTGCACAACATCTGCACGGACATCTGGAGCTACATCTCCATCGGTTACTTCGTGCAGGTCCCGGTCGCGGGGGCCACCGGCTCCTCGACCATGCCGCACAAGGTCAACCCGATCCGCTTTGAAAACGCCGAGGCCAACCTGGAGATCTCCTCCGGACTCTTCGATGTGCTGGGCTCCACCCTGGTCACCTCCCGCTGGCAGCGCGACCTCACGGATTCCTCCTCGCAGCGCAACATCGGCGTGGCCTTCGGCCACTCGCTGCTCGCCATCTCCAATGTGGCGAAGGGCCTCGAACGGCTCAACGTCGCGGAGGATGTGCTCGCCGCGGACCTCGACACCAACTGGGAAGTCCTGGGCGAGGCGATCCAGATGGTCATGCGCGCCGAGGCGATCGCCGGCGTCGAAGGCATGGAAAACCCCTACGAGCGGCTCAAGGACCTGACCCGCGGGCAACGCGTCGATGCCGCCCGGATGCAGGAGTTTGTCCAGGGCCTCGGCCTCCCGGCCGAGGCCGAAGCCCGGCTGCTGGCCCTCACCCCCGGCAAGTACACCGGTCTCGCGGAAAAGCTGGTGGACCACCTTAAATGA
- a CDS encoding phage holin family protein, with protein MRSFIVRVIINGLALWIASWILHGRLDISTSATEAAVAHSGVVQGADIIGLILAYLFIGLIFGVVNALVKPLVSLLSLPITILTLGLFTIVINAAMLYLTSWLSSYTPVHFTIDSFFWTGVFAAIIITVISVVAGRLAGARR; from the coding sequence ATGCGCTCATTCATCGTCCGGGTAATCATCAACGGGCTTGCCCTCTGGATTGCCAGCTGGATCCTTCACGGCAGGCTGGACATCTCCACCTCCGCCACCGAGGCGGCCGTGGCCCACAGCGGAGTCGTCCAGGGCGCGGACATCATCGGGCTCATCCTGGCCTACCTGTTCATCGGGCTGATCTTCGGTGTGGTCAACGCACTTGTGAAGCCGCTGGTGAGTCTGCTTTCGCTCCCGATCACGATCCTGACCCTGGGGCTTTTCACGATCGTCATCAACGCCGCGATGCTCTATCTGACGTCCTGGCTGAGCAGCTACACCCCCGTCCACTTCACCATCGACTCGTTCTTCTGGACCGGGGTCTTCGCGGCCATCATCATCACCGTCATCTCAGTGGTCGCCGGCCGGCTGGCGGGCGCGAGGCGCTGA